One genomic segment of Cardinium endosymbiont of Philonthus spinipes includes these proteins:
- a CDS encoding AAA family ATPase, producing the protein MRKIDALPIGYSDVKSVIETGYYVDKTRYAQNLIEKRNPIFIARPRRFGKSLFINTLATICNGEEAIFKGYHIGRPENGYAWKKYPVLRLDLSRLSNDTSELLQLSLEDILTEVASGYRLILRGHSLKTKLSNLVADMTKLGNDYESKIVVLIDEYDAPIVHLTKGSDLEKANIKVMKDFFMTLKSLNDYFQLTFITGVSKFSLSDVFSGANHLKDITIDASADAMFGYTQEEMLTIFSNNLKDIAGQWSKKENKKVTEAEVMSRIATYYNGYRFYEDGASVYNPWSTLRFLDSGKLANYWYESGSPSLLINQMLADPDRFDMNMENLQIESVREELMYTESRNEISLKSLMFQTGYLTIDHYDESTGLYTLKFPNREIEASFQKSIQSSLEKSVKDYFIHERDTIRNALSAKKIETFIDHINTVFSTLPYYLDTKQEKQYHSNLHMLLQGLGFLGGRRMQLHSESASSQGRSDIVLELGTVIYIIELKYKSTGQMALDQIKANGYYKPYLLRQKALILLGLNFNEETRMIDSWAYETVNNGYNW; encoded by the coding sequence ATGCGTAAGATAGATGCCCTTCCGATTGGCTACTCAGATGTTAAATCAGTGATTGAAACAGGTTATTATGTAGATAAGACCAGGTATGCACAAAATTTAATAGAAAAAAGAAATCCTATCTTCATAGCTCGTCCTCGTAGATTTGGCAAGTCTTTATTTATCAATACACTAGCTACCATATGCAACGGAGAGGAAGCAATATTTAAAGGTTACCATATAGGTAGGCCAGAAAATGGGTATGCGTGGAAGAAATATCCAGTGCTTAGGTTAGATCTTTCTAGATTAAGCAACGACACATCAGAGTTATTACAATTGTCTTTGGAAGATATACTTACAGAGGTGGCTTCAGGATATAGGTTAATCCTTAGAGGGCATTCGCTTAAAACGAAGCTTTCTAACTTAGTGGCAGATATGACTAAACTAGGCAATGATTATGAATCTAAAATAGTAGTATTGATAGACGAATATGATGCCCCTATTGTTCACCTAACCAAAGGATCCGACCTAGAGAAAGCCAATATCAAAGTCATGAAAGATTTCTTTATGACTTTAAAATCACTAAACGACTACTTTCAACTCACTTTTATCACTGGTGTAAGTAAATTTAGCTTATCTGATGTTTTTTCAGGAGCCAATCATTTAAAAGACATTACCATTGATGCATCTGCGGATGCGATGTTTGGCTATACACAAGAAGAAATGCTAACCATATTCTCAAACAATTTGAAAGATATTGCTGGGCAATGGAGCAAAAAAGAAAATAAAAAAGTCACTGAAGCAGAAGTTATGAGTCGTATTGCGACTTATTACAATGGGTATAGATTTTATGAAGATGGGGCAAGTGTATATAACCCGTGGTCCACTCTGAGATTCTTAGACTCTGGCAAACTAGCCAACTACTGGTACGAATCAGGCAGCCCAAGCTTACTTATTAATCAGATGCTAGCAGATCCTGATAGGTTTGATATGAATATGGAAAACCTTCAAATAGAGTCCGTTAGAGAAGAGTTAATGTATACAGAAAGCAGAAATGAGATTAGCTTAAAGTCTCTGATGTTTCAAACAGGCTATCTGACCATTGACCATTATGATGAGTCTACTGGTCTATATACATTAAAGTTCCCTAATAGAGAAATAGAAGCATCTTTCCAGAAAAGTATACAATCTAGTCTGGAAAAAAGCGTAAAGGATTATTTTATACACGAGCGCGATACCATCAGAAATGCCTTATCTGCTAAAAAAATTGAAACTTTTATAGATCACATCAATACGGTATTTTCAACCCTTCCTTATTACTTAGATACGAAACAAGAAAAACAATACCACAGCAATTTACATATGCTGCTACAAGGCTTGGGCTTTCTAGGTGGTAGAAGAATGCAGCTGCATAGTGAATCTGCTTCCAGCCAAGGCAGGTCAGATATTGTTTTAGAATTAGGAACAGTTATCTATATTATAGAGCTTAAGTATAAATCGACTGGTCAAATGGCCTTAGACCAGATCAAAGCAAACGGGTATTATAAACCTTACTTA
- a CDS encoding HD domain-containing protein, whose protein sequence is MLSFQALFLTLIVVSFFLLRSSYARAQLTKIQPSNGVVGYTGFYVIVTTAILSYIGKGLIYWYTLQFAAGIWLIGYAIVSKKEVPSWEITRFWLIGALFCLPINLLWHWWRVTDYSFLLKLSLAHLSVILAVFPLSLGIAILAVMVGAIAYVFCSLDHLIALTDEVISLFGFSILIFTMIIYIKIQVTDYRAHNRYLKNRAKVRHAQNYQLKLKQTIQNLHLHAVEAYSERETAFVQKVVEGVLESSLFLRDDVLYKEDFGVIVQNFATWSTFLKAHTQSKWHLPLLPTEITLREVMQQLEIALNGSMETAPKLIMAQKNVDLNGKIVCDVRQVVDLLVAVIVRVMHVDQGESIRIQLHATELKYYKYVPVKKQRPPEMVFPAIALMVSDEATPLSALPAMHSHYEDVTEGIEVIGVLDQAAPERINVEKQPIERMVRAHYGYLQFPSSKQKATLLVFPCSVTAVRDEMLSGLIASNSFITKSEVDASMAVLSKFNDYVCKMCDIRLGVIDEILLLLRRCYAFRRHASGELFYVRAVGIARLVTDWVAYVPEPIYAALLYDLMVYTDLPLSYIKANYSLDIFCFVQSVLAIDDRQEMEPSGLYVDDQRNKVVNRDQLFVLCIKLAERLYDLRHAYGYAHKVQVSDMAKETLTVDVFLAKRYLDGDIVRALEMAAQEALRLCLERR, encoded by the coding sequence ATGTTGTCATTCCAAGCTTTGTTTCTTACCCTTATAGTAGTCTCCTTTTTTTTACTGAGATCTTCTTACGCAAGAGCGCAGCTAACCAAAATTCAGCCCAGTAATGGTGTAGTGGGATATACTGGTTTTTATGTGATTGTCACTACTGCTATATTAAGTTATATAGGTAAAGGACTTATCTACTGGTATACACTTCAATTTGCTGCGGGTATTTGGCTAATAGGTTATGCGATTGTTTCCAAAAAAGAGGTTCCCTCTTGGGAAATTACTCGATTTTGGCTTATTGGTGCGCTATTTTGTCTTCCGATAAATTTGCTTTGGCATTGGTGGCGCGTGACCGATTATTCATTTTTATTAAAGTTATCTCTGGCCCATTTGTCTGTCATCTTGGCTGTATTTCCCTTGTCTTTGGGCATCGCGATACTAGCAGTTATGGTAGGGGCGATTGCTTATGTCTTTTGTTCTTTGGATCATTTAATAGCATTAACGGATGAGGTGATATCGTTATTTGGATTTAGCATATTGATTTTTACGATGATTATTTACATTAAAATCCAAGTAACTGATTATAGGGCGCATAACCGTTATTTAAAAAATAGGGCAAAGGTAAGGCATGCGCAAAACTATCAATTAAAACTTAAACAAACGATCCAAAATTTGCACCTTCATGCGGTGGAGGCTTATTCAGAAAGGGAGACAGCTTTTGTCCAAAAGGTGGTGGAAGGGGTGTTGGAGTCTTCTTTATTTTTAAGGGATGATGTGCTATATAAGGAAGATTTTGGCGTTATTGTGCAAAACTTTGCTACGTGGTCTACTTTTTTAAAAGCGCACACGCAATCTAAATGGCATTTGCCATTGTTGCCAACTGAAATTACACTAAGGGAAGTGATGCAGCAATTGGAAATTGCTTTAAATGGTTCGATGGAGACTGCGCCAAAGCTGATCATGGCGCAGAAAAATGTTGATTTGAATGGAAAGATTGTATGTGATGTGCGCCAGGTTGTGGATTTATTAGTGGCTGTTATTGTACGGGTTATGCATGTAGACCAGGGGGAGTCTATACGCATTCAACTACATGCCACTGAGCTAAAATATTATAAATATGTTCCTGTTAAAAAGCAGCGTCCTCCGGAAATGGTTTTTCCAGCTATAGCTTTAATGGTGAGTGATGAAGCTACGCCTTTATCAGCATTGCCTGCAATGCATTCGCATTATGAAGATGTTACAGAGGGAATAGAGGTTATAGGGGTGCTTGACCAGGCGGCTCCGGAACGCATCAATGTGGAGAAGCAGCCTATAGAAAGGATGGTTCGTGCCCATTATGGTTATCTGCAATTCCCTTCTTCCAAACAAAAAGCGACGCTTCTGGTATTTCCTTGTAGTGTAACGGCGGTTCGTGATGAAATGCTTTCTGGTCTTATTGCTTCAAATAGTTTTATAACGAAAAGCGAGGTGGATGCTTCGATGGCAGTGTTAAGCAAGTTTAATGACTATGTGTGCAAAATGTGCGATATCCGTCTGGGTGTGATAGATGAAATCTTGTTATTGCTCAGGCGTTGTTATGCTTTTAGGCGGCATGCATCTGGGGAGTTGTTTTATGTGCGTGCGGTGGGCATTGCGCGATTGGTAACAGATTGGGTGGCTTATGTGCCGGAGCCGATTTATGCTGCTTTGCTCTATGATTTAATGGTCTATACGGATTTACCGCTTTCGTATATTAAGGCGAATTATAGTTTGGATATTTTTTGTTTTGTACAGTCGGTTTTGGCGATAGATGATCGTCAGGAGATGGAGCCATCCGGGCTTTATGTGGATGATCAGCGCAATAAGGTGGTGAACCGGGATCAGCTTTTTGTGTTGTGTATTAAATTGGCTGAACGGTTGTATGATTTGCGCCATGCGTATGGTTATGCACATAAGGTGCAGGTATCAGATATGGCTAAGGAGACGCTTACGGTGGATGTTTTTTTGGCAAAGCGGTATTTGGATGGTGACATAGTAAGGGCGTTGGAAATGGCTGCTCAGGAGGCGTTGCGGTTGTGCCTTGAGAGGAGGTAA
- the dapF gene encoding diaminopimelate epimerase, translating to MQLTFAKYQAAGNDFIILNNFQDQHYTYDPVVTKQLCHRQFGIGADGVITIEKQAGCDFALLHYNADGSQGGGMCGNGSRSALHYAYQLGIVDKKANFMAIDGPHIGYIANDRVYLTLQDINVIQPLDKGYFLNNGTRHYVEQVDAIQAVPMEIVGFPRRNMHPFEKEGVNLNFFQLAEADTIFVRTCECGLAAEPLSCGTGVAASALVSSSYYGLNSPITAITQGGTLQVTFTKLPDGRFTDIQLSGQVYPSFHGIVDPTTLPPIAEWNRL from the coding sequence ATGCAACTTACATTTGCCAAGTACCAAGCTGCCGGAAACGATTTCATCATCCTTAATAATTTCCAAGATCAACATTATACATATGACCCTGTTGTGACCAAACAACTCTGTCATCGACAATTTGGTATTGGTGCAGATGGGGTCATTACCATTGAAAAACAGGCAGGTTGTGACTTTGCTCTATTGCACTATAATGCAGATGGCAGCCAAGGTGGTGGGATGTGTGGCAATGGAAGCCGATCCGCGCTTCACTACGCATACCAGCTAGGCATCGTCGATAAAAAAGCCAATTTTATGGCTATAGACGGCCCACACATAGGGTATATAGCAAATGACAGGGTCTACTTAACCCTACAGGATATAAATGTAATTCAGCCTCTAGATAAAGGCTATTTCCTAAACAATGGCACACGCCACTATGTAGAACAAGTAGATGCCATTCAAGCCGTTCCTATGGAAATAGTTGGCTTTCCAAGAAGAAACATGCACCCTTTTGAAAAAGAGGGCGTGAACCTGAACTTTTTTCAATTAGCTGAAGCAGACACCATATTTGTCCGCACCTGTGAATGCGGATTGGCAGCAGAACCCTTGTCGTGTGGCACAGGCGTTGCCGCCAGCGCCCTGGTTTCCAGTAGTTATTATGGCTTAAATAGCCCTATAACCGCCATCACTCAAGGCGGCACACTACAAGTAACCTTTACGAAGCTGCCTGATGGTCGCTTTACTGATATTCAGCTGAGTGGTCAGGTCTATCCATCTTTTCATGGCATAGTAGATCCAACCACTTTGCCTCCTATTGCCGAATGGAATAGACTATAA
- a CDS encoding pitrilysin family protein codes for MIHFEKFTLSNGLQVIVHEDPTSHIAVMNLLYDVGARDEHPLKTGFAHLFEHLMFGGSCNIPTYDTPLQQVGGENNAYTTTDLTNYYCSLPAANIETAFWLESDRMLGLAFNEKSLEVQRKVVIEEFKEHYLNQPYGDAWHHLTDMAYTTHPYRWPTIGQSLSHIENATMDDVKAFFYKFYRPNHAILVVAGRVTKSQVAELCTKWFAPIPAGPPYHRSLPQEPAQTGPRHKVVQGDVPFPILYKAYHMPGKGMPGYQEAEILCHLLSEGKSALLHANLVEKQALFTRIEAYTTESLDPGLLVISGSLSPNISFETAENALVALLQQIKETPPTALEKVKNQMEAQLTFSRISLIHRAQELATATLQGDTNLVNHKIEYIRQVDLEAVQTIAEMILQPHNCNTLYYQTMS; via the coding sequence ATGATTCATTTCGAAAAATTTACTTTGTCCAATGGTTTACAAGTTATTGTACATGAAGATCCAACCAGCCATATTGCCGTTATGAACCTACTGTATGATGTAGGCGCACGCGATGAGCACCCCCTAAAAACAGGTTTTGCCCATTTATTTGAACACTTAATGTTTGGTGGCTCCTGCAACATTCCCACTTACGATACCCCTTTGCAACAAGTAGGCGGTGAAAACAACGCCTATACCACTACAGACCTAACCAATTATTATTGTTCCCTACCTGCTGCAAATATAGAAACAGCTTTTTGGCTTGAATCTGACCGCATGCTTGGACTCGCCTTTAACGAAAAATCACTCGAAGTACAAAGAAAAGTAGTCATAGAAGAGTTCAAAGAACACTATCTAAACCAACCCTATGGTGATGCATGGCACCACTTAACCGACATGGCCTATACCACCCATCCCTACAGATGGCCCACCATTGGCCAATCATTAAGCCACATAGAAAACGCCACTATGGATGATGTAAAAGCCTTTTTTTACAAATTCTATAGACCCAACCATGCGATTTTAGTAGTCGCAGGACGCGTCACCAAGTCCCAAGTAGCCGAATTATGTACCAAATGGTTTGCACCCATTCCAGCTGGCCCTCCTTACCATAGATCCCTACCGCAAGAACCAGCACAAACAGGCCCTAGGCACAAAGTAGTGCAAGGAGATGTACCCTTTCCCATACTATATAAAGCCTATCATATGCCGGGAAAAGGCATGCCAGGCTACCAGGAAGCCGAAATATTATGCCACCTACTAAGCGAAGGTAAATCTGCCTTGCTACATGCCAACCTTGTAGAAAAACAAGCCCTCTTTACCAGAATAGAGGCCTATACTACAGAATCACTCGATCCAGGCCTATTGGTGATTAGTGGCAGTCTATCCCCAAACATTTCATTCGAAACAGCCGAAAACGCTTTAGTAGCCCTGTTGCAGCAAATCAAAGAGACACCCCCTACTGCATTAGAAAAGGTAAAAAACCAAATGGAAGCACAACTCACCTTTAGCCGAATAAGCCTTATACATCGCGCACAAGAGTTGGCAACAGCTACTTTACAAGGAGATACCAACTTGGTAAACCATAAAATTGAGTATATTAGGCAAGTTGACTTAGAAGCGGTGCAAACCATTGCCGAAATGATTTTACAACCGCACAATTGTAACACGCTCTACTATCAAACCATGTCATAA
- the ffh gene encoding signal recognition particle protein gives MFESLSKNLEKAIKSLKGQGRITEINIAATIKEIRRSLVQADVHYKVAKQVTDAIKQKAIGANVIASISPGQLFTKLVQDALTDLMGGMHTEVRLAGNPAIILLAGLQGAGKTTLAGKLAHYYQKKNKSPLLVACDVYRPAAADQLKTLGEQLNVSVYTEPETKNPYTIAQNAIQEAKHKAMDLIIVDTAGRLAIDETMMQEIRMLKEALKPSETLFVVDAMAGQEAVSTAQAFNEQLNFDGVVLTKLDGDARGGAALSIRSMVHKPIKFISTGEKMQDLDLFHPDRMASRILGMGDVISFVERAEEIYNEEQQRSLQQKIKTNQFNLEDLAKQIRQIKKMGNLKDIISMLPGLGNAMPDLPLEDDLFKSCEVIIDSMTPGERQNPPIIDRSRRERIARGSGKTVQEINQLLKQFDMIYKMMKKVHKQGPNLFARLPGFLKKGR, from the coding sequence ATGTTTGAGAGTCTTAGTAAAAATCTAGAAAAAGCGATAAAATCCTTAAAAGGACAAGGTCGTATTACAGAGATAAACATTGCTGCTACTATAAAAGAAATTCGCAGAAGCTTGGTACAAGCCGATGTCCACTACAAAGTAGCCAAACAAGTAACCGATGCGATCAAACAAAAAGCCATTGGCGCCAACGTGATTGCCTCTATTTCGCCCGGTCAGCTCTTTACAAAATTGGTCCAAGATGCCTTAACAGATTTAATGGGTGGCATGCATACCGAAGTGCGCCTAGCGGGTAATCCAGCCATTATACTACTAGCTGGACTACAAGGGGCAGGAAAAACCACCTTAGCAGGCAAGTTGGCACATTATTACCAAAAGAAAAATAAATCACCGCTCTTAGTAGCTTGTGACGTCTATAGACCCGCTGCAGCTGACCAACTCAAAACACTAGGCGAACAGCTCAATGTAAGTGTTTATACAGAGCCCGAAACAAAAAACCCCTATACCATTGCACAAAATGCCATACAAGAGGCCAAACATAAAGCAATGGATTTGATCATTGTAGATACGGCAGGCCGTTTGGCCATTGACGAGACGATGATGCAAGAGATTCGTATGCTAAAAGAAGCCTTAAAGCCCTCTGAAACCCTTTTTGTAGTCGATGCCATGGCTGGTCAAGAAGCAGTTTCCACAGCACAAGCTTTTAATGAACAGCTAAACTTTGATGGAGTCGTACTAACCAAACTAGATGGTGATGCCCGTGGAGGCGCAGCGCTTTCCATTCGCAGTATGGTCCATAAACCCATTAAGTTTATTAGTACAGGTGAAAAGATGCAAGATTTAGATCTTTTTCACCCAGACCGTATGGCAAGTCGTATTCTGGGCATGGGAGATGTAATCTCCTTTGTAGAACGCGCAGAAGAAATATATAATGAAGAACAACAACGCAGCTTACAGCAAAAAATTAAAACCAATCAATTTAATTTGGAAGATTTGGCCAAGCAAATCAGACAAATTAAAAAAATGGGCAATCTAAAAGACATCATTAGCATGCTGCCCGGTCTAGGAAATGCCATGCCAGATCTACCTCTAGAAGATGATCTATTTAAAAGCTGTGAGGTAATCATAGACTCTATGACCCCCGGAGAAAGGCAAAATCCCCCTATTATTGATCGAAGTCGGCGTGAACGCATTGCACGTGGCAGCGGGAAAACAGTCCAAGAGATTAACCAGTTGCTCAAACAGTTTGATATGATCTATAAGATGATGAAAAAAGTACATAAGCAAGGGCCCAATCTATTTGCTCGCTTACCAGGATTTCTAAAAAAAGGAAGATAA
- the rpsO gene encoding 30S ribosomal protein S15, with amino-acid sequence MKPINQNKENQEEQAFAFNSSNKSDLFKTFGFQKSEQDSGSSESQIALFTYRIKHLTEHLSVKKKDHAAKLGLLKLVGKRKRLLAYLKKVDLNRYRDIITNLGLRK; translated from the coding sequence ATGAAGCCAATCAATCAAAATAAAGAAAATCAAGAAGAACAAGCTTTTGCATTCAATAGCTCCAACAAAAGTGATCTTTTTAAAACCTTTGGATTTCAAAAATCTGAACAAGACAGTGGTTCTTCAGAGTCACAAATTGCATTATTTACATACAGGATTAAACATTTAACGGAACATCTAAGTGTTAAAAAGAAAGATCATGCTGCAAAATTAGGTCTTTTGAAGTTAGTCGGTAAGCGCAAAAGGTTATTAGCCTATCTTAAAAAAGTGGACCTGAATCGCTATAGAGATATCATTACCAACCTTGGTTTAAGAAAGTAG
- a CDS encoding polyribonucleotide nucleotidyltransferase — MLRKLISKTIQLPDNRVITIETGKLATQADGSVLVRMGNTMLLAAVVAKATAEETTFLPLSVDYQEKFAASGKIPGGFLKREGRLGDHEILIARLVDRAIRPLFPKGFNSEIQVNISLISADETILPDALAALAASSALSISSIPFHGPISEVRVARVGGLFVINPPAHLLETADMNLMVAASDDHILMVEGEMQEAQEADMLAAIRYAHDAIKVHCQAQRELMHAVGKTIDTADDPATASPYSTTLREAIYADLYAVAKQHIPIKALRKEAFMAVAHRYNEQLAKDQNGNEVVPAQQKEFLAELQHQATRALVLNEQVRLDGRLLDQIRPIESEIDYLPAAHGSALFTRGETQSLTTVTLGSKFDEQIIDRAMEDGYNRFMLHYNFPGFSTGEVKPNRGPSRREIGHGNLAMRALKAVLPPDKENLYTIRVVSDILESNGSSSMATVCAGSLALMDAGIPIKAAVAGIAMGMITDPTTGRFAVLSDILGDEDQIGDMDFKVTGTHQGITACQMDMKVAGISYAMLEQALHQAKAGRLHILEKMEATIAVPRPDSKPHAPKIVTIEVEKEMIGAIIGPGGKVIQEIQKETSTNIDIVEQGHKGIVTIFAGNQEMLQKAAGRIKTIAAKPTIGEIYIGKVKSVLNYGAFVEFMPGKDGFLHVSEVRLERIENLEDVLEIGEELQVKLIGIDPKTGKYRLSRKVLLDVVAAGG, encoded by the coding sequence ATGCTCAGAAAACTCATTTCAAAAACAATACAGTTACCAGATAACCGGGTCATTACTATAGAAACGGGCAAGTTAGCCACTCAAGCTGATGGCTCTGTTTTGGTCCGAATGGGTAATACCATGCTTTTAGCCGCCGTAGTAGCCAAAGCAACTGCAGAAGAGACCACTTTTTTACCCCTTTCTGTAGACTATCAAGAAAAATTTGCTGCCTCTGGTAAAATACCGGGAGGCTTTCTAAAACGGGAAGGCAGACTAGGGGACCATGAAATTTTAATCGCCAGATTGGTCGATCGTGCCATTCGCCCCCTTTTTCCAAAAGGGTTTAATAGTGAAATTCAGGTAAATATATCACTAATATCTGCTGATGAGACCATTTTGCCAGATGCCCTTGCTGCATTAGCAGCCTCTTCTGCCCTATCTATTTCTTCTATTCCATTTCACGGACCTATTTCTGAAGTACGTGTGGCACGTGTAGGTGGCTTATTTGTCATCAATCCCCCTGCTCATCTACTTGAAACAGCCGATATGAATCTGATGGTAGCAGCCAGCGATGATCATATATTAATGGTCGAGGGAGAGATGCAAGAAGCGCAAGAAGCAGATATGCTAGCAGCGATTCGCTATGCCCATGATGCGATTAAAGTACACTGTCAAGCGCAACGGGAACTTATGCACGCAGTTGGTAAAACAATAGATACCGCTGATGATCCAGCTACGGCATCTCCCTATTCAACCACCTTACGTGAGGCCATTTATGCCGATCTATATGCGGTTGCCAAGCAACACATACCCATAAAAGCTTTGCGAAAAGAAGCATTTATGGCGGTAGCCCATCGTTACAACGAGCAGCTTGCCAAAGATCAAAATGGCAATGAAGTAGTTCCTGCGCAGCAGAAGGAATTTTTAGCTGAACTCCAACATCAAGCCACTCGAGCATTGGTATTAAATGAGCAGGTTCGTTTAGACGGTAGACTATTAGACCAGATTAGACCCATTGAATCTGAAATAGATTACCTACCCGCTGCACATGGCTCTGCCCTCTTTACAAGGGGTGAAACACAATCCCTTACCACGGTTACCCTTGGCAGCAAGTTTGATGAACAAATCATTGACAGAGCTATGGAAGATGGCTACAACCGTTTTATGCTCCATTACAACTTTCCTGGCTTTTCTACTGGAGAAGTCAAACCCAACAGAGGGCCTTCTCGTCGGGAAATAGGCCATGGCAACTTAGCCATGCGGGCATTAAAAGCTGTACTACCACCTGATAAAGAAAATCTATACACCATACGCGTTGTATCTGATATCCTTGAATCAAATGGCTCTTCTTCTATGGCTACCGTTTGTGCTGGTTCCTTAGCGCTAATGGATGCAGGTATTCCCATCAAAGCAGCTGTTGCAGGCATTGCTATGGGCATGATTACAGACCCTACTACAGGCCGCTTTGCCGTTTTGTCTGATATACTCGGAGATGAAGATCAGATCGGCGATATGGATTTTAAGGTAACAGGCACCCATCAGGGGATTACAGCATGCCAAATGGATATGAAAGTAGCTGGTATTTCCTATGCAATGCTGGAACAAGCGCTCCACCAAGCCAAAGCAGGCAGGCTCCATATCCTTGAAAAAATGGAAGCAACCATAGCTGTTCCACGTCCAGATAGCAAACCACATGCCCCTAAAATTGTCACTATAGAGGTGGAAAAAGAGATGATTGGAGCCATTATTGGGCCAGGTGGCAAGGTGATACAAGAAATTCAAAAAGAGACCTCTACCAATATAGATATTGTGGAACAAGGCCATAAAGGCATTGTGACTATATTTGCGGGCAATCAAGAGATGTTGCAAAAAGCTGCTGGTAGAATCAAAACGATTGCCGCCAAGCCAACCATTGGTGAAATATATATAGGGAAGGTCAAGTCTGTACTTAACTATGGCGCATTCGTAGAGTTTATGCCTGGAAAGGATGGCTTTCTACATGTTTCAGAAGTCCGTTTAGAGCGCATTGAAAATTTAGAAGACGTATTAGAAATTGGAGAAGAGTTACAGGTAAAGCTTATTGGCATAGATCCCAAAACAGGTAAATATAGGTTATCTCGTAAGGTATTGCTGGATGTGGTAGCAGCTGGAGGATAA
- a CDS encoding RNA polymerase sigma factor RpoD/SigA, whose translation MRQLKISKQITNRESQSLDKYLQEIGRVPLLSADEEVELSKKIRMGDRAAFERLTKANLRFVVSVAKQYQNQGLSLSDLINEGNLGLIKSAQRFDEKRGFKFISYAVWWIRQSILQALAEQARIVRLPLNRISSLSKISRTFSRLEQKYEREPTVEELAEFLEVDPEEVRGALKVAGRHISVDAPFLQGEENSLLDVLESDVEKKPDSELMNDSLCKEIQRALAVLTPRERDVICYYFGLNNTEILTLEEIGARFGLTRERVRQVKEKGIKKLKAAVSSETLKCYLG comes from the coding sequence ATGAGACAACTGAAGATAAGCAAACAGATCACCAATCGTGAAAGTCAGTCTTTAGACAAATACCTTCAGGAGATTGGTAGGGTCCCACTACTTAGTGCAGATGAAGAGGTTGAGCTTTCCAAAAAAATTAGAATGGGAGATAGAGCTGCCTTTGAAAGGCTCACCAAGGCCAATCTTCGGTTTGTGGTTTCTGTAGCCAAGCAATATCAAAACCAAGGGCTATCTTTAAGTGATTTGATTAATGAAGGCAACCTAGGTCTGATTAAGTCAGCGCAACGGTTCGACGAAAAAAGAGGGTTTAAGTTTATCTCTTATGCCGTTTGGTGGATTAGACAATCCATCTTGCAAGCCCTAGCTGAGCAAGCCAGAATTGTACGGCTGCCATTGAACCGCATCAGTTCGCTGAGTAAAATTTCCAGAACCTTTTCTCGCTTGGAGCAAAAGTATGAAAGAGAGCCCACTGTGGAGGAACTGGCTGAGTTTTTAGAGGTTGATCCCGAGGAGGTACGCGGTGCGTTAAAAGTTGCAGGACGCCATATTTCTGTAGATGCTCCCTTTTTACAAGGTGAAGAAAATAGTCTCCTAGATGTATTGGAAAGCGACGTAGAAAAAAAGCCAGATAGTGAGCTGATGAATGATTCCTTGTGTAAAGAAATCCAACGTGCATTGGCTGTGCTTACGCCTAGGGAACGTGATGTGATCTGCTATTATTTTGGGCTGAACAATACAGAAATATTGACCCTAGAAGAGATAGGTGCCCGATTTGGGTTAACACGAGAGCGCGTGCGTCAAGTAAAAGAAAAGGGTATTAAAAAGCTAAAAGCAGCTGTTAGTAGCGAAACACTCAAGTGCTACCTAGGGTGA